A single Capricornis sumatraensis isolate serow.1 chromosome 20, serow.2, whole genome shotgun sequence DNA region contains:
- the FTL gene encoding ferritin light chain — protein MSSQIRQNYSTEVEAAVNRLVNMQLRASYTYLSLGFYFDRDDVALEGVGHFFRELAKEKREGAERLLKLQNQRGGRALFLDVQKPSQDEWGKTQDAMEAALLVEKNLNQALLDLHGLASARGDPHICDFLENHFLDEEVKLIKKMGDHLTNLRRLAGPQAGLGEYLFERLTLKHD, from the exons ATGAGCTCCCAGATTCGTCAGAATTATTCTACCGAGGTGGAGGCCGCCGTCAACCGCCTGGTTAACATGCAACTGCGGGCCTCCTACACCTACCTCTCTCTG GGCTTCTATTTCGACCGCGACGATGTGGCCCTGGAAGGAGTGGGTCACTTTTTTCGCGAATTGGCCAAGGAGAAGCGCGAGGGCGCGGAGCGTCTCTTGAAACTGCAAAACCAGCGTGGCGGCCGCGCCCTCTTCCTGGACGTGCAG AAGCCATCTCAAGATGAGTGGGGTAAAACCCAGGATGCTATGGAAGCCGCCCTTCTCGTAGAGAAGAACCTGAATCAAGCCCTGCTGGATCTGCATGGCCTGGCTTCTGCCCGCGGAGACCCCCAC ATCTGTGACTTCCTGGAGAACCACTTCCTAGATGAGGAAGTGAAACTCATCAAGAAGATGGGTGACCACCTGACCAACCTCCGCAGGCTGGCTGGTCCCCAGGCTGGGTTGGGCGAGTATCTCTTCGAAAGGCTTACCCTCAAGCACGACTAG